One genomic window of Monodelphis domestica isolate mMonDom1 chromosome 1, mMonDom1.pri, whole genome shotgun sequence includes the following:
- the F12 gene encoding coagulation factor XII, with product MQILLLLGILMLGLGPALTAPPWKTSKDPFTTAVLVTSGEPCYFPFQYRGQLHHRCTKKGRPGPHAWCATTDNYDRDQQWVYCLESKKVKDHCKQNPCQRGGTCINTVHGARCLCAPHLMGQYCQKEKCYQPQLRQFFNENETWLRAEPPRVAKCQCKGPSADCKWLPNSQGCLDNPCLHGGMCLEAEGQSVCHCPPNYVGHFCEIDTSARCYNGQGLTYRGTAQTTLSGKQCQPWSSEITYQHLSREHVLTMGLGNHPYCRNPDNDTSPWCFVFSGTQLSWEYCRLTQCQDPTQNPAIASQYPTLPPPLSFTALPKEGLVSQAPGWKIDSVACGQRQRKRLSGLNRVMGGLVALPGAHPYIAALYLGQNFCAGSLISACWVLTAAHCLEDRPAPELLKVVLGQQRHNESCQQCQEFSVREYRLHEHFQTHTFQHDIALVRLQEREDGNCARFSPFVQPVCLPETVEPPGDASSCQVAGWGYQYEEAEDYASYLQEAEIPIISQERCSAKDVHGTSVTRDMLCAGFLEGGTDACQGDSGGPLVCEEKEGRLTLRGVVSWGSGCGNRNKPGVYADVASHLEWIRERVAF from the exons ATGCAGATCCTACTGCTACTGGGAATCCTAATGTTGGGCCTGGGGCCGGCACTTACG GCCCCACCCTGGAAAACTTCAAAAGATCCCTTCACCACAGCAG TCCTCGTCACCAGCGGTGAGCCCTGTTACTTCCCCTTCCAATACCGAGGCCAGCTGCACCACAGATGCACCAAGAAGGGCCGTCCGGGGCCCCATGCCTG GTGTGCAACCACGGACAATTATGATCGAGATCAGCAGTGGGTCTATTGCCTGGAGTCCAAGAAAGTGAAAG ATCACTGCAAGCAAAATCCCTGCCAGAGAGGAGGGACCTGCATCAACACCGTTCATGGAGCCCGCTGCCTCTGTGCCCCCCACCTCATGGGCCAGTACTGCCAAAAAG AGAAATGCTATCAGCCTCAATTGAGGCAGTTCTTCAATGAAAATGAGACATGGCTTCGTGCAGAACCACCCAGAGTGGCCAAGTGCCAGTGTAAGGGCCCCAGTGCTGACTGCAAGTGGCTGCCAAACAGCCAGG GCTGCCTAGACAACCCCTGTCTCCACGGAGGGATGTGCTTGGAGGCAGAGGGCCAATCCGTCTGTCACTGTCCACCAAATTATGTAGGGCACTTTTGTGAAATAG ACACCAGTGCAAGATGTTATAATGGTCAAGGACTCACCTACCGGGGCACAGCACAGACCACATTATCAGGCAAGCAATGCCAACCCTGGTCCTCAGAGATCACATATCAGCATCTCTCCAGGGAACATGTGCTGACCATGGGTTTGGGCAATCACCCCTACTGCAG GAACCCAGATAATGACACTAGCCCCTGGTGCTTTGTTTTCTCTGGGACCCAATTGAGCTGGGAGTACTGTAGACTGACCCAATGCCAGGATCCAACTCAGAATCCAGCTATTGCATCACAGTATCCAACTCTTCCTCCTCCATTGTCTTTCACAG CATTGCCCAAGGAGGGGCTTGTGTCCCAGGCTCCTGGGTGGAAGATTGATTCTGTGGCCTGTGGCCAGCGGCAAAGGAAGAGGCTCTCTGGACTGAATCGCGTCATGGGAGGGCTGGTGGCATTACCGGGGGCACACCCCTACATAGCAGCGCTCTACCTGGGCCAGAACTTCTGCGCTGGCAGCCTTATTAGCGCCTGTTGGGTTCTCACAGCAGCGCACTGTCTGGAGGACAG ACCTGCCCCAGAACTGCTGAAGGTGGTCCTGGGCCAACAGCGACACAACGAGAGCTGCCAGCAGTGCCAGGAATTCTCGGTGCGCGAATACCGGCTGCACGAGCACTTCCAGACCCACACGTTTCAGCACGACATTG CGCTGGTGCGGCTGCAGGAGAGAGAGGATGGGAATTGTGCGCGGTTCTCGCCCTTCGTTCAGCCCGTATGTCTCCCTGAGACGGTGGAGCCTCCAGGCGACGCCTCGAGCTGCCAGGTCGCAGGCTGGGGTTACCAGTATGAAG AGGCCGAGGACTACGCCAGTTATCTGCAGGAGGCCGAAATTCCGATCATTTCCCAGGAGCGCTGTTCAGCCAAAGATGTGCATGGGACATCGGTCACCCGGGACATGCTGTGTGCTGGCTTCCTGGAAGGGGGCACAGATGCCTGCCAG GGTGACTCCGGGGGACCGCTGGTGTGCGAAGAGAAGGAGGGCCGGCTCACTCTGCGCGGAGTCGTCAGCTGGGGCTCAGGCTGTGGGAACCGAAACAAGCCTGGAGTGTACGCCGATGTAGCTAGTCACCTAGAATGGATCCGGGAGCGCGTGGCCTTCTAA